From the genome of Vicia villosa cultivar HV-30 ecotype Madison, WI linkage group LG2, Vvil1.0, whole genome shotgun sequence, one region includes:
- the LOC131647862 gene encoding outer envelope protein 39, chloroplastic codes for MGAQKSIHAGKAKIDVNVDFTHKLCTSLMLNTFSSADNPLSLVIGSLCIKHPNLFGGSEKLDVSLDKGLYDSNILIAYRRPRQECRAHQSFVVQHSFSPEIGTHGIPLNNFSRSGSGGVNLSRLSVGMDLKEPVSSKWSSTSSIKFEHVRPFNDDGCSISRDCDGFALTYSGRPHDSMVVLKHESRFANANDRSCFHFNLQIEQGIPVLSKMIIFNRFKFAASKGIKLGPTLLLTRLTGGSIVGDMAPYQAFSIGGLGSVRGYGEGAVGSGRSCLVANSELTLPLNKVVEGAVFMDCGTDLRSGYLVPGNPALRQGKPGSGVGMGCGLRFKSQFGHFQLDYAINAFKQGTFYFGLSNLGS; via the exons ATGGGAGCTCAAAAGAGCATCCATGCTGGCAAAG CAAAGATTGATGTTAATGTTGATTTTACTCACAAACTATGTACTTCTTTGATGCTCAATACCTTCAG TAGTGCTGATAATCCTCTTTCACTAGTAATTGGGAG TCTCTGTATCAAGCATCCGAACTTATTTGGTGGGAGTGAGAAGCTTGATGTTTCATTGGACAAGGGTTTGTATGATTCAAATATCTTAATCGCGTATAGAAGGCCGCGGCAAGAATGTCGTGCTCACCAGTCGTTTGTCGTGCAG CATTCTTTTTCACCGGAGATTGGAACCCATGGTATCCCTTTAAACAATTTCTCCCGCTCGGGAAGTGGAGGTGTAAATTTATCTAGATTATCAGTCGGAATGGACTTGAAGGAACCCGTGAGTTCAAAGTGGAGCAGCACATCCAGCATCAAATTTGAG CATGTTCGCCCATTTAACGATGATGGATGCAGTATAAGTAGGGACTGTGATGGGTTTGCTTTGACTTACAG TGGCCGTCCACATGACAGTATGGTAGTGTTAAAGCATGAATCTCGATTTGCAAATGCAAACGATCGTAGCTGTTTTCAT TTTAATCTTCAAATAGAACAAGGTATTCCAGTTCTTTCAAAGATGATAATTTTCAACCGATTCAAATTTGCTGCTTCGAAAGGAATCAAACTTGGACCAACACTTCTCTTGACAAG ACTTACAGGCGGTTCGATCGTTGGGGACATGGCTCCTTACCAAGCATTTTCCATTGGAGGGCTAGGGAGTGTTCGAGGGTACGGTGAAGGAGCTGTCGGATCTGGGAGATCATGTCTGGTAGCTAATAGTGAACTGACCCTCCCTTTG AATAAGGTGGTGGAGGGTGCAGTTTTCATGGATTGTGGAACAGATTTGCGGTCTGGTTATCTTGTACCTG GAAATCCAGCTTTAAGGCAAGGTAAACCAGGATCTGGTGTTGGAATGGGATGTGGACTTAGATTTAAATCACAGTTTGGTCATTTTCAACTTGATTATGCTATTAATGCATTTAAGCAGggaactttctattttggcctcAGCAATCTTGGTTCATGA
- the LOC131653512 gene encoding glycosyltransferase BC10, with product MFSTPFVLTFSLLLSLPILFFLAPRILPPHPTPIPISPSDELDDINLFNNAIAHSSTPPSSPHPSKFFHLSSKNPNLKIAFLFLTNTDLHFTPLWNLFFQTTPTKLFNIYVHSDPSFNITNINTNNNNNNNPLFKFIPSKKTYRASPTLISATRRLLATALLDDPSNSYFIVLSQFCIPLHSFDYIYRSLFLSPTFDLTDTESTQFGVRLKYKSFVEIISNGPRLWKRYIARGRYEMMPEVPFEKFRVGSQFFSLTRKHALVVVKDRTLWRKFKVPCYREDECYPEEHYFPTLLSMVDPDGVTSYTLTNVNWTGTVNGHPHTYQVDEVSPELILRLRKSNHSESYLFARKFVPECLEPLMAMAKSVIFMD from the coding sequence ATGTTCTCAACCCCATTcgttctcactttctctctcctcCTCTCTCTCCCAATCCTCTTCTTTCTCGCTCCTCGAATCCTCCCTCCCCACCCCACCCCCATCCCAATCTCCCCCTCCGATGAACTCGATGACATCAACCTCTTCAACAACGCCATCGCTCATTCCTCAACCCCTCCTTCCTCCCCTCACCCCTCCAAATTCTTCCACCTCTCTTCCAAAAACCCTAACCTCAAAATCGCTTTCCTCTTCCTCACAAACACAGATCTCCATTTCACCCCTCTCTGGAACCTCTTCTTCCAAACCACACCTACCAAACTCTTCAACATTTACGTCCATTCAGATCCCTCATTCAACATCACAAacatcaacaccaacaacaacaacaacaacaaccctcTCTTCAAATTCATCCCCTCCAAAAAAACCTACCGCGCTTCCCCCACTCTCATCTCCGCCACGCGCCGCTTACTCGCCACCGCACTCTTAGACGATCCCTCTAACTCCTATTTCATCGTCCTTTCTCAATTCTGCATACCTCTCCACTCCTTCGATTACATCTACCGTTCTCTCTTTCTCTCGCCGACGTTCGATCTCACCGACACCGAATCGACGCAATTCGGTGTCCGTTTGAAATACAAAAGCTTCGTGGAAATTATCTCCAATGGTCCGAGGCTATGGAAACGCTACATCGCGAGAGGGAGATATGAGATGATGCCGGAAGTTCCGTTTGAGAAATTCCGAGTTGGATCTCAGTTTTTTTCTCTAACGAGAAAACACGCTTTGGTTGTGGTTAAAGATAGAACTCTGTGGAGGAAATTCAAGGTTCCGTGTTATCGTGAGGATGAGTGTTATCCTGAGGAGCATTATTTTCCGACTTTGTTGTCCATGGTGGATCCTGATGGGGTTACTAGCTATACGCTTACTAATGTTAATTGGACTGGGACTGTGAATGGTCATCCTCATACTTATCAAGTGGATGAAGTTTCGCCCGAGCTTATTCTCCGGTTAAGGAAGTCGAATCATTCGGAGTCTTATTTGTTTGCGAGGAAATTTGTTCCTGAATGCTTGGAACCCTTGATGGCCATGGCAAAATCCGTGATTTTCATGGACTGA